In Peromyscus eremicus chromosome 2, PerEre_H2_v1, whole genome shotgun sequence, a single genomic region encodes these proteins:
- the Mfsd2a gene encoding sodium-dependent lysophosphatidylcholine symporter 1 → MAKGEGAESGSAAGLLPTGILQASERPVQVKKEPKKKTQQLSICNKLCYAVGGAPYQLTGCALGFFLQIYLLDVAKVDPLPASIILFVGRAWDAFTDPLVGFCISKSSWTRLGRLMPWIIFSTPLAIIAYFLIWFVPDFPLGERSHGFLWYLLFYCLFETLVTCFHVPYSALTMFISTEQSERDSATAYRMTVEVLGTVIGTAIQGQIVGQANAPCLQDHNGSVVASEVVNRTQSTTSLKETQNAYLLAAGIIASIYVICAVILVLGVREQREPYEAQQAESISFFQGLRLVMSHGPYVKLIAGFLFTSLAFMLVEGNFALFCTYTLGFRNEFQNLLLAIMLSATFTIPIWQWFLTRFGKKTAVYVGISSAVPFLILVALMKSNLIVTYVVAIAAGVSVAAAFLLPWSMLPDVIDDFHLKHPHSPGTEPIFFSFYVFFTKFASGVSLGVSTLSLDFAEYQTQGCSQPEQVKFTLKMLVTMAPIILILLGLLLFKLYPIDEEKRRQNKKALQALRDEASSSGCSDTDSTELASIL, encoded by the exons ATGGCCAAAGGAGAGGGCGCCGAGAGCGGTTCCGCGGCGGGGCTGCTCCCCACCGGCATCCTCCAAGCTAGTGAACGGCCGGTCCAGGTGAAG aAGGAACCGAAGAAGAAGACACAGCAATTGTCCATTTGCAACAAGCTTTGTTATGCAGTTGGAGGGGCCCCATACCAGCTGACAGGCTGTGCCCTGGGGTTCTTCCTGCAGATCTACCTGCTGGATGTGGCTAAG GTGGACCCGCTCCCTGCTTCCATTATCCTTTTTGTGGGCCGAGCCTGGGATGCCTTCACGGACCCTCTGGTGGGCTTCTGCATCAGCAAATCCTCCTGGACTCGCCTGGGCCGCCTCATGCCCTG GATCATCTTCTCCACTCCCCTGGCCATCATCGCCTACTTCCTCATCTGGTTCGTGCCTGACTTCCCACTAGGGGAAAGGTCCCATGGGTTCCTCTGGTACCTGCTTTTCTACTGCCTTTTTGAGACACTGGTCACG TGTTTCCACGTTCCCTACTCAGCACTCACCATGTTCATCAGCACAGAGCAGAGTGAGCGAGACTCCGCCACCGCCTACA GGATGACTGTGGAGGTGCTGGGTACAGTGATAGGCACAGCGATCCAAGGACAAATTGTGGGCCAAGCCAACGCACCTTGTCTCCAGGACCACAATGGCTCTGTAGTGGCCTCAGAAGTTGTCAATCGTACACAGAGCACCACCTCCCTCAAAGAAACG CAAAATGCATACCTGCTGGCAGCAGGGATCATCGCCTCCATCTACGTCATCTGCGCTGTCATTCTGGTCCTAGGCGTGCGGGAGCAGCGAG AACCCTACGAGGCCCAGCAGGCCGAGTCGATCTCCTTCTTTCAGGGCCTCCGGCTGGTCATGAGTCATGGCCCCTATGTCAAGCTCATCGCAGGCTTCCTTTTCACCTCCCTGGCTTTCATG CTGGTGGAGGGCAACTTCGCCTTGTTCTGCACCTATACCTTGGGCTTCCGAAACGAGTTCCAGAACCTCCTCCTGGCCATCATG CTCTCGGCCACATTCACCATCCCCATCTGGCAGTGGTTCCTAACCCGCTTTGGCAAGAAGACAGCTGTCTATGTGGGGATCTCA TCAGCAGTTCCCTTTCTCATCTTGGTGGCCCTCATGAAGAGTAATCTAATCGTCACGTACGTGGTGGCTATAGCAGCTGGTGTCAGCGTAGCTGCTGCTTTCTTGCTGCCCTG GTCCATGCTGCCCGACGTCATCGACGACTTCCACCTGAAGCACCCTCACTCCCCTGGCACTGAGcccatcttcttttccttctatgtCTTTTTCACCAAGTTTGCCTCTGGAGTCTCCCTGGGTGTCTCCACCCTCAGTCTTGA CTTTGCTGAGTACCAGACACAGGGGTGCTCCCAGCCGGAACAGGTCAAGTTTACACTGAAGATGCTGGTGACCATGGCCCCCATCATCCTCATCCTCCTGGGCTTGCTGCTCTTCAAGCTGTACCCCATCGATGAGGAGAAGCGGCGCCAGAATAAGAAAGCTCTGCAGGCTCTCCg